A genomic region of Janthinobacterium lividum contains the following coding sequences:
- a CDS encoding type IV pili methyl-accepting chemotaxis transducer N-terminal domain-containing protein gives MFSSWQKLSTKIVGALLLMLVLALSAIGCTLFLSWQLEGSSAAINETGRLRMQTYRLTLLLASDAREQARQQAMLIDETLAKIGHGDPQRPLFLPPSTAIKSEFERIGVAWRGALRPSALAADSIARARQFEHDADTFVGQVDQLVRLIEHDSEQRTFWLRASQLILVGMAVIGTVSMIYLMFMLIIEPVTRLRLGMQRMKERDFSVRLAVESNDEFGQLASGFNQMADRLQALYGNLEEGVRSKTATLEYRNRELALLYESAAFLQRPQPLEDICGGFMQRIVDYFEADGSTVRVLDAERGNLHMVVHHGLSEELVASEHCLKVGDCLCGTAVEMKVAKVHDMRRIDKAHELRCHREGFATVSVFHIHAHEQHLGFFNLHFRHARVFSARELALLETLGQLLGIALENLRLAAREREMAISEERNLVAQGLHDSIAQSLNFLNLQVQMLDDSVRNARFDEVAGIVPALHAGVKESYEDVRELLANFRSRLMEDDLIGSLRAAVDKFRRQTGIEADLLADVDGAPFPREQQLQLLFIVQEALSNIRKHAQASHVEVRLADHQDFTLTISDNGVGFDAAAVLEKGDSHVGIHIMRERAQRIDATFDVHACPGGGTTVELHLSREQRRAA, from the coding sequence ATGTTTTCCTCCTGGCAGAAGCTGTCGACCAAGATCGTCGGTGCGCTGCTGCTCATGCTGGTGCTGGCCCTGAGCGCCATCGGTTGCACCCTGTTCCTGTCGTGGCAGCTGGAAGGCAGTTCGGCCGCCATCAACGAGACGGGCCGGCTGCGCATGCAGACCTACCGCCTGACCCTGCTGCTTGCCAGCGACGCCCGCGAACAGGCGCGCCAGCAGGCGATGCTGATCGACGAGACCCTGGCCAAGATCGGCCACGGCGACCCGCAGCGCCCCTTGTTCCTGCCTCCCAGCACGGCCATCAAATCGGAATTCGAGCGCATCGGCGTTGCCTGGCGCGGCGCCCTGCGTCCGTCCGCGCTGGCCGCCGATTCCATCGCGCGCGCGCGCCAGTTCGAGCATGACGCCGATACCTTCGTGGGGCAGGTCGACCAATTGGTGCGCCTGATCGAACACGATAGCGAACAGCGCACTTTCTGGCTGCGCGCCTCGCAGCTGATCCTCGTCGGCATGGCCGTCATCGGCACGGTCAGCATGATCTACCTGATGTTCATGCTGATCATCGAACCGGTGACGCGGCTGCGCCTTGGCATGCAGCGCATGAAGGAGCGCGATTTCAGCGTGCGCCTGGCAGTGGAAAGCAATGACGAATTCGGCCAGCTGGCCAGTGGCTTCAACCAGATGGCCGACCGCCTGCAGGCGCTGTACGGCAACCTGGAAGAGGGCGTGCGCAGCAAGACGGCCACCCTCGAATACCGCAACCGCGAACTGGCGCTGCTGTACGAAAGCGCCGCCTTTTTGCAGCGCCCGCAGCCCCTGGAAGATATTTGCGGCGGCTTCATGCAGCGCATCGTCGACTATTTCGAAGCCGACGGCTCCACCGTGCGCGTGCTCGACGCCGAGCGGGGCAACCTGCACATGGTGGTGCACCACGGCCTGTCCGAGGAGCTGGTGGCGTCCGAGCATTGCCTGAAGGTGGGCGACTGCCTGTGCGGCACGGCCGTCGAGATGAAGGTGGCGAAGGTGCACGACATGCGCCGCATCGACAAGGCGCACGAGCTGCGCTGCCACCGCGAAGGCTTTGCCACCGTCTCCGTCTTCCATATTCACGCGCACGAACAGCACCTGGGCTTTTTCAACCTGCATTTCCGCCATGCGCGCGTGTTTTCCGCGCGCGAGCTGGCCTTGCTGGAAACCCTGGGCCAGCTGCTGGGCATCGCGCTGGAAAACCTGCGCCTGGCCGCGCGCGAGCGCGAAATGGCCATTTCCGAAGAGCGCAACCTGGTGGCGCAAGGCCTGCACGACAGCATCGCGCAAAGCCTCAATTTCCTCAACCTGCAAGTGCAGATGCTCGACGACTCCGTGCGCAACGCCCGTTTCGACGAGGTGGCGGGCATCGTGCCGGCCCTGCATGCGGGCGTGAAGGAAAGCTACGAGGACGTGCGCGAGCTGCTGGCGAACTTCCGCAGCCGCCTGATGGAGGATGACCTGATCGGCTCCCTGCGCGCGGCGGTCGACAAATTCCGCCGCCAGACAGGCATCGAGGCCGATCTGCTGGCCGACGTCGACGGCGCGCCATTCCCCCGCGAGCAGCAATTGCAGTTATTATTCATCGTGCAGGAAGCGCTGTCGAACATCCGCAAGCACGCCCAGGCCAGCCACGTCGAGGTGCGCCTCGCCGATCACCAGGACTTTACCTTGACGATCAGCGATAATGGCGTCGGCTTCGATGCTGCCGCCGTGCTGGAAAAGGGCGACAGCCATGTCGGCATCCATATCATGCGCGAGCGCGCACAGCGCATCGACGCCACGTTCGACGTGCATGCCTGTCCCGGCGGCGGCACGACCGTCGAACTGCACCTGTCGCGCGAACAGCGCCGCGCCGCCTAA
- a CDS encoding response regulator: protein METPDKPITVMLVDDHALFRSGIRSLLQRHTDFSVVGEAADGVEGIKRAIQLQPDVVLLDLNMAGMSGVEALQLMQHDCPDTAIVMLTVSEDAEDLATALRAGACGYLIKNIDADYLVRAIRRAAAGEVVIAEAMTGKLVAQLQAGTRREEPVSELDKLTPREKEIIDCLSRGESNKGIARTLDLAESTVKIHVQNVLKKLNLTSRVQAAVYAVEHRQGK from the coding sequence ATGGAGACTCCCGATAAACCGATCACTGTCATGCTGGTGGACGACCACGCGCTGTTCCGCAGCGGCATACGCTCGCTGCTGCAGCGGCATACGGACTTTTCCGTGGTGGGCGAGGCGGCCGATGGCGTGGAAGGCATCAAGCGCGCCATCCAGCTGCAGCCCGACGTGGTGCTGCTGGACCTGAACATGGCCGGCATGTCCGGCGTGGAAGCGCTGCAACTGATGCAGCATGACTGCCCCGACACGGCCATCGTCATGCTGACCGTGTCGGAAGACGCGGAAGACCTGGCGACGGCCTTGCGCGCGGGCGCCTGCGGTTACCTGATCAAGAATATCGATGCCGACTACTTGGTGCGCGCCATCCGCCGCGCGGCCGCCGGCGAAGTCGTCATCGCCGAAGCCATGACGGGCAAGCTGGTGGCGCAGCTGCAGGCGGGCACGCGGCGCGAGGAACCCGTGTCGGAACTCGACAAGCTCACGCCGCGCGAAAAGGAAATCATCGACTGCCTGTCGCGCGGCGAGAGTAACAAGGGCATCGCCCGCACCCTCGACCTGGCCGAAAGCACGGTCAAGATCCACGTGCAGAACGTGCTGAAAAAACTCAACCTCACCAGTCGCGTGCAGGCGGCCGTGTATGCGGTCGAGCACCGCCAGGGCAAGTAG
- a CDS encoding NnrS family protein, whose product MAITPISEPSPSAARPGAAPWHAGHAVWQLGFRPFYLLAAVFAAISIPLWLASYFGVLAGGLHVGLGWHMHEMVFGFALAVVVGFLYTAGRNWTGLPTPHGAQLMALAALWLAGRVAMLCGPGLVPALVDWLFLPLAAWPLYRVLRRSGNTRNLFLVGLLALLALANGLFHAAVLGWLPLSLFVPVQAAIFIIVLIESVIGARVIPMFTRNGAPGSTPVASPKRALVAVACMAAAAIAWLAGAPAWLTAALAFCAAGMSLANLLAWQPQRTLRVPLLWILHLSYAWIGIGFALLAAASLHLLPASAAFHALTVGSMAGLIIGMMTRTTLGHTGRPLKGGRAEAAMYWLIQLGALARLLAAVGPVSLSMPLLLAAGACWSLAFGLYACVYAPYLWRARVDGREG is encoded by the coding sequence ATGGCCATCACCCCGATCAGCGAACCATCTCCTTCTGCCGCCCGCCCCGGCGCGGCGCCCTGGCATGCCGGCCACGCCGTCTGGCAACTGGGTTTCCGCCCGTTCTACTTGTTGGCGGCCGTGTTTGCGGCCATCAGCATTCCCCTGTGGCTGGCCAGCTATTTCGGCGTGCTTGCGGGCGGCCTGCACGTAGGGCTGGGCTGGCATATGCATGAAATGGTGTTCGGCTTCGCGCTGGCCGTCGTCGTGGGATTTTTGTACACGGCGGGGCGCAACTGGACGGGCTTGCCCACGCCGCACGGCGCCCAGCTGATGGCGCTGGCGGCGTTGTGGCTGGCGGGGCGCGTGGCCATGCTGTGCGGCCCCGGCCTCGTGCCAGCGCTGGTCGACTGGCTGTTCCTGCCGCTGGCCGCCTGGCCCCTGTATCGGGTGCTGCGCCGCTCGGGCAATACGCGCAACCTGTTCCTCGTCGGCTTGCTGGCCTTGCTGGCGCTGGCCAATGGCCTGTTCCACGCGGCCGTGCTGGGCTGGCTGCCGCTGTCGCTGTTTGTGCCCGTGCAGGCGGCCATCTTCATCATCGTGCTGATCGAATCGGTGATCGGCGCCCGCGTGATCCCCATGTTTACCCGTAATGGCGCGCCAGGCAGTACGCCCGTGGCCAGTCCGAAACGGGCGCTGGTGGCCGTGGCCTGCATGGCGGCGGCTGCGATCGCGTGGCTGGCTGGTGCGCCCGCCTGGCTGACGGCGGCGCTGGCCTTCTGTGCTGCCGGCATGTCGCTGGCCAACCTGCTGGCATGGCAGCCGCAGCGCACCTTGCGCGTGCCGCTGCTGTGGATCCTGCACCTGTCGTATGCGTGGATAGGCATCGGCTTCGCGCTGCTGGCGGCCGCCAGCCTGCACCTGCTGCCGGCCAGCGCCGCGTTTCACGCGCTGACGGTGGGGTCGATGGCGGGCCTGATCATCGGCATGATGACGCGCACCACCCTGGGACACACGGGCCGCCCGTTGAAAGGCGGCAGGGCGGAAGCGGCGATGTACTGGCTGATCCAGCTGGGCGCGCTGGCGCGCCTGCTGGCCGCCGTCGGCCCCGTTTCGCTCTCCATGCCGCTGCTGCTGGCAGCCGGCGCGTGCTGGTCGCTGGCCTTTGGCCTGTATGCGTGCGTGTATGCGCCGTACCTGTGGCGCGCCAGGGTGGATGGCCGCGAAGGCTAG